From Kogia breviceps isolate mKogBre1 chromosome 2, mKogBre1 haplotype 1, whole genome shotgun sequence, one genomic window encodes:
- the KAZALD1 gene encoding kazal-type serine protease inhibitor domain-containing protein 1, with amino-acid sequence MPQPPAAALPLPVLLLLLLLLVVRTPSPAGARPSLGPDYLRRGWLRLLEEGEGCAPCRPEECASPRGCLAGRVRDACGCCWECANLEGQLCDLDPSAHFYGRCGEQLECQLDAGGDLSRGEVPEPLCACRSQRPLCGSDGRTYAQICRLQEAARARPDANLTVAHPGPCESEPQIVSHPYDIWNVTGQDVIFGCEVFAYPMASIEWRKDGLDIQLPGDDPHISVQFRGGPQRFEVTGWLQIQAVRPSDEGIYRCLARNALGQVEAPASLTVLTLDQLNSTGIPQLSFLHLFPEKEAESEEAEDYY; translated from the exons ATGCCCCAGCCGCCCGCAGCTGCCTTGCCGCTGCccgtgctgctgctgctgctgctactccTGGTGGTGCGGACGCCGTCTCCGGCTGGCGCGCGGCCATCCCTAGGCCCCGATTACCTGCGGCGCGGCTGGCTACGGCTCCTGGAGGAGGGCGAGGGCTGCGCTCCCTGCCGGCCAGAAGAGTGCGCCTCGCCGCGGGGCTGCCTGGCCGGCCGGGTGCGCGACGCGTGCGGCTGCTGCTGGGAATGCGCCAATCTCGAGGGCCAGCTCTGCGACCTGGACCCCAGTGCCCACTTCTACGGGCGCTGCGGCGAGCAGCTTGAATGCCAGTTGGACGCTGGTGGCGACCTAAGCCGCGGAGAGGTGCCCGAGCCTCTCTGTGCCTGCCGCTCGCAGCGCCCTCTCTGCGGTTCCGACGGCCGCACCTACGCTCAGATCTGCCGCCTGCAGGAGGCGGCCCGCGCTCGGCCGGACGCCAACCTCACCGTGGCGCACCCCGGGCCCTGCGAATCGG AGCCCCAGATTGTGTCACACCCATATGACATTTGGAACGTGACGGGGCAGGATGTGATCTTTGGCTGTGAAGTGTTTGCCTACCCCATGGCTTCCATCGAGTGGAGAAAGGACGGCTTGGACATTCAGCTGCCAGGGGATGACCCCCACATCTCTGTGCAG TTTAGGGGTGGACCCCAGAGGTTTGAGGTGACGGGCTGGCTGCAGATCCAGGCTGTGCGTCCTAGCGATGAGGGCATCTACCGCTGCCTGGCCCGCAATGCCCTTGGCCAGGTTGAGGCCCCAGCTAGCCTGACAGTGCTCACACTGG ACCAGCTGAACTCCACAGGCATCCCCCAGCTGTCATTCCTGCACCTATTTCCTGAGAAGGAGGCTGAGAGTGAAGAGGCTGAGGATTACTACTAG